A segment of the Sanyastnella coralliicola genome:
CTTGGTTTATGGTGGACAGTGGACAGTGGACAGTGGACAGTGGACAGTGGACGGTAGACGGTAGACGGTGGACGGGGTGAAGAATAGATAATGAATAGTAATTAATGAATGATTAGTTGGCCTTAAGCCATACGCCCTAAGCCTTAAGCCTAGAAGAGATTGCTTCTACAACCCCCGCAACCGTCTTCTCCTTATCCTCCTCCAGCTTCTTCAGAAACTCCGGACTCACATTCAAACCTTCCTTGTACTTGGTTGACCAGATGATGATTTCAATCAGCATGGGGGTGAGGTCGATGCCCTTTTGGGTGAGTTTGTAGATCTTCTGAGTTCGCTGTTTCTCATAGACGCTTGATACCAGGATGCCTATGGATTCTAGTCGTTTTAATCGATCTGAGAGGATGTTGGTGGCGATCTTTTCTTTGGAAGAAAGGAACTCCTTATAGAATCGTTTCCCATCAAATACCAGGTCGCGGATGATGAGTAATGTCCACTTATCACCCAGAAATTCTAGGGCGTAGTTGATCGGACAATCCGATCGCAGTTCACCTTTTTTTGCCATTCACTTGTAAATTGCAAGTAAAAGCTTCTATCTTTGCTTTACTTGTTTTTTGCAAGTTAATGAATGTGCGGAGAAATTCCGCGAAAGCGAAGCATTATGGAAACATTGAAAGTAGACCTAGAAAAGTTGAAACGTCCGAACTGGACAAGCGAAGAACATGCAAATGCCGATCTAGTAAGAGACTTCATTCAGCACCTGATGAATGATCACGACATTGAATACGTGCTAAAGAATTTCGATCAAGGAAGCTACATCCAACACAACCGAAGCATGCCCAACGGTGTGAAGGGAGTGGTTGACTACGTCAGTAAATTCGTAAAGCAATTTCCAGAGTACACCTACGATGTCAAACACATGTACGTCGACGGAGATTATGTGACTATTCAATCGCACGTCACCACCAAAAAGAAAGACCGCGGGAACCCACAAAAAGGCTTCAACATCATCGATACCTGGAAAATCAAAGACGGAAGGCTAGTGGAACATTGGGATGCCATTCAACCCATCAACGGCTTCATGCGATTCTACTCGTGGATGGTAGGAGGGAAGACGGTGAATGAGAATACTTTGTTTTAGACTGAAGGCTTTATGGTTGGTAGACTGTGGACTGTGGACTGTGGACGGTTGACGGTTGACGGTTGACGGAAAATCACTGAATCAAAGACTCTGGCCCCTAGACCCTCGTCTCTCGTCCAAAAAAAGGCCCTAAGTGTTATAGATTATCGTTTATCGGTTATAGATTACAACCTACGCGTCTGCGAGGATTACTTCAAACAGCTCATCCACTTGCGCTCTTCCTCGGTAGGCGATTCCTGTTGTTCTACAGCGTAATCGCAAGCTTTCTTTGGGTTCTTCGAGGAGCTTGTCAATTTGTGTTTGTGCTTCTTTCGCTGACGCAGAACTGATTTCGTCTATGACCACTCCTACCTCGTATTCTTCAGCCCATTGGT
Coding sequences within it:
- a CDS encoding winged helix-turn-helix transcriptional regulator, giving the protein MAKKGELRSDCPINYALEFLGDKWTLLIIRDLVFDGKRFYKEFLSSKEKIATNILSDRLKRLESIGILVSSVYEKQRTQKIYKLTQKGIDLTPMLIEIIIWSTKYKEGLNVSPEFLKKLEEDKEKTVAGVVEAISSRLKA
- a CDS encoding nuclear transport factor 2 family protein, with the protein product METLKVDLEKLKRPNWTSEEHANADLVRDFIQHLMNDHDIEYVLKNFDQGSYIQHNRSMPNGVKGVVDYVSKFVKQFPEYTYDVKHMYVDGDYVTIQSHVTTKKKDRGNPQKGFNIIDTWKIKDGRLVEHWDAIQPINGFMRFYSWMVGGKTVNENTLF